A section of the Pseudomonas prosekii genome encodes:
- a CDS encoding transporter substrate-binding domain-containing protein, which produces MLSKKYAITLAATLSLLFVGAANAGAVLDKIQSSKTLTVATSATWPPQGFINDKNEIDGFDIDVSKEIAKRLGVEVKFITPDWDVITAGKWNGRWDVSVGSMTATKSRARILDFPGTYYYVPYVFAVHDKSKVTDHKALNGKTIGVEGGTTSEDYFSQALAIETSDVPPVVYDVKTEKMKTYAGSVGPLDDLRLGDGTRLDAILTQRSTLDAAVKKGYPLRAVDNNVAFYEPLAVATDKGDPELKAKLSEIIGEMHKDGTLTKLSDKWYGVDYSTIK; this is translated from the coding sequence ATGCTCAGCAAAAAATACGCAATCACCCTCGCCGCCACCCTGTCGCTGTTGTTCGTCGGTGCCGCGAATGCCGGGGCAGTGCTGGACAAGATCCAGAGCAGCAAAACCCTGACCGTCGCCACCTCGGCGACTTGGCCGCCGCAGGGTTTCATCAACGACAAAAATGAAATCGACGGTTTTGATATCGACGTGTCCAAGGAGATCGCCAAGCGCCTCGGCGTCGAGGTCAAGTTCATCACGCCGGATTGGGATGTGATCACCGCCGGCAAGTGGAACGGGCGCTGGGACGTGTCCGTGGGTTCGATGACCGCGACCAAAAGTCGTGCGCGAATCCTCGATTTCCCCGGCACTTATTACTACGTGCCCTACGTGTTTGCCGTGCACGACAAATCGAAAGTCACCGACCACAAAGCGCTGAATGGCAAAACCATCGGCGTCGAAGGTGGGACCACGTCCGAGGACTATTTCAGCCAGGCACTGGCGATTGAAACCAGCGACGTGCCGCCCGTGGTCTACGACGTGAAAACCGAAAAAATGAAAACCTACGCCGGTTCCGTCGGCCCGCTCGACGACCTGCGCCTGGGCGACGGCACGCGCCTCGACGCAATCCTCACGCAACGCAGCACGCTGGATGCGGCGGTGAAAAAAGGCTATCCACTGCGCGCCGTCGACAACAACGTGGCGTTCTACGAACCGCTGGCCGTGGCCACCGACAAGGGTGACCCGGAACTGAAAGCCAAACTCAGCGAAATCATCGGCGAAATGCACAAGGACGGCACGCTGACCAAGCTGTCGGACAAGTGGTACGGCGTCGACTACTCGACCATCAAATAA
- a CDS encoding NAD(P)/FAD-dependent oxidoreductase — protein sequence MSFPTTWYSQTSLPRAARSALHSDESCDVCIIGAGIAGLTAALELTRRGKRVILLEAQQVAWGASGRNGGVVSPGWAEGSGAIRKKLGLEQARALFQMSVEGVEIVRSNIAELALSGCAPSAGTIRVKRYDDGAAVKNHIETMRRDFGYELNYLDTAQVRQRAHTQRYFQGVEDPNALHFHPLNYCLGLALAIETAGGRIFEQSKMLSWEHQGADKIVRTAHGTVCCRDLVFCAGGYGGAELQKLSRAYLPIATYVVLTEHLGDAIKNVLDSGAAFSDDRRASDYYRVVEGDRLLWGGRITTRNEQNEKALATMLKADMVSVYPQLASVKIELAWSGLMGYSTNKMPNLGVLDPGVWACTSFGGHGLNSGSICGRVIAEAVCGESARYQLFKPYLLDWNGGPFGKIAANAIYQSLKVMDFVQERLRG from the coding sequence ATGTCCTTCCCGACGACCTGGTACTCCCAGACCTCGCTGCCTCGCGCGGCCAGGTCCGCATTGCACAGTGACGAAAGCTGCGACGTCTGCATCATCGGCGCCGGTATCGCCGGCCTGACTGCCGCACTGGAACTGACCCGTCGCGGCAAACGCGTGATTCTTCTCGAAGCGCAGCAAGTGGCGTGGGGCGCGTCCGGGCGCAATGGCGGCGTGGTCTCGCCGGGCTGGGCCGAAGGCTCGGGCGCGATCCGCAAGAAGCTCGGTCTGGAGCAGGCTCGTGCGCTGTTCCAGATGTCGGTCGAAGGCGTCGAGATTGTTCGAAGCAACATCGCCGAGCTGGCGCTGAGCGGTTGCGCGCCGTCCGCCGGGACGATTCGCGTCAAGCGTTACGACGATGGCGCCGCAGTGAAAAACCACATCGAAACCATGCGCCGCGATTTCGGTTATGAATTGAATTACCTCGACACCGCGCAGGTTCGCCAGCGGGCGCACACGCAGCGTTACTTTCAAGGCGTCGAAGACCCGAACGCGCTGCACTTTCATCCGCTGAATTATTGCCTGGGTCTGGCGCTGGCCATTGAAACGGCGGGCGGGCGGATTTTCGAACAGTCGAAGATGCTGTCCTGGGAGCATCAGGGCGCCGACAAAATCGTCAGGACCGCTCACGGCACGGTGTGCTGCCGCGATCTGGTGTTCTGCGCTGGCGGCTACGGTGGCGCGGAATTGCAGAAACTCAGCCGCGCCTATTTGCCGATCGCCACTTATGTGGTGCTGACCGAGCACTTGGGCGACGCGATCAAAAACGTCCTCGACTCCGGCGCGGCGTTCTCCGACGACCGCCGCGCGTCCGACTATTACCGCGTGGTCGAAGGCGATCGCCTGCTCTGGGGCGGGCGCATCACCACCCGCAACGAGCAAAACGAAAAAGCCCTGGCAACGATGTTGAAAGCCGACATGGTCTCGGTTTATCCACAACTGGCGTCGGTGAAAATCGAACTGGCGTGGTCGGGGTTGATGGGGTATTCGACCAACAAAATGCCAAATCTGGGCGTGCTGGATCCGGGGGTTTGGGCGTGTACGTCGTTTGGTGGCCACGGCTTGAACAGCGGGTCGATCTGCGGTCGGGTAATTGCTGAAGCGGTGTGCGGCGAGAGTGCGCGGTATCAGCTGTTCAAACCGTATCTGCTGGATTGGAACGGTGGGCCGTTCGGCAAGATCGCGGCGAATGCCATCTATCAATCGCTGAAGGTCATGGACTTCGTCCAGGAGCGGTTGCGCGGATAA